One window from the genome of Scatophagus argus isolate fScaArg1 chromosome 13, fScaArg1.pri, whole genome shotgun sequence encodes:
- the LOC124069799 gene encoding RING finger protein 11-like, whose product MGNCLKSPTSDDISLLHESQSDRASFGDGTDPDLEPPPPYQEQAHMPMYHPTPSQARLATQLTEEEQIRIAQRIGLIQHLPKGVYDGGQDGSEKKIRECVICMLDFVYGDPIRFLPCMHIYHMDCIDDWLMRSFTCPSCMEPVDAALLSTYETN is encoded by the exons ATGGGCAACTGTCTCAAGTCTCCGACATCAGACGATATCTCTCTGCTTCATGAATCCCAGTCAGACAGGGCGAGTTTCGGTGACGGGACAGATCCAGACCTGGAGCCACCTCCGCCGTATCAG GAGCAGGCTCACATGCCCATGTACCATCCCACGCCTAGTCAGGCCCGTCTGGCAACCCAGCTGACAGAGGAGGAACAGATCCGCATAGCTCAGCGCATTGGCCTCATCCAGCACCTCCCTAAGGGTGTTTATGATGGAGGGCAAGATGGCTCAGAGAAAAAGATCAGAGA ATGCGTCATCTGTATGCTGGACTTTGTATATGGGGACCCCATCCGGTTCCTGCCGTGTATGCACATCTACCACATGGACTGTATAGATGACTGGCTGATGAGATCCTTCACCTGTCCCTCCTGCATGGAGCCTGTGGACGCTGCCCTGCTCTCTACCTATGAGACCAACTGA
- the rpe65a gene encoding retinoid isomerohydrolase, with protein sequence MVSRFEHPAGGYKKIFETCEELSEPLPATVTGRIPSFLKGSLLRLGPGLFEVGDEPFYHLFDGQALMHKFDFKNGQVTYFRKFVRTDAYVRAITEKRVVITEFGTFAYPDPCKNIFSRFFSYFKGVEVTDNCLVNVYPVGEDFYAVTETNYITKVNTDTLETLKKVDMCNYVNINGVTAHPHIERDGTVYNIGNCMGKGATLAYNIVRIPPTQKDKSDPIEKSKVVVQFPSAERFKPSYVHSFGMSDNYFVFVETPVKINLLKFLSAWSIRGSNYMDCFESNESQGTLFHIAKKDPGEYIDHKFKGAAIGMFHHINTFEDQGFIVVDLCAWKGFEFVYNYLWLANLRANWEEVKKAAMMAPQPEVRRYVIPLDIHKEEQGKNLVSLPYTTATAVVHADGTIWLEPEVLFSGPRQAFEFPQINYERYAGKNYTYAYGLGLNHFIPDRICKLNVKTKETWVWQEPDSYPSEPLFVQTPDGVDEDDGVLLTIVVAPGSQRPGYLLILNAKDLSEIARAEVECSIPVTFHGMYKP encoded by the exons ATGGTCAGCCG ATTTGAACACCCAGCTGGTGGCTACAAGAAGATTTTTGAGACATGTGAGGAGCTGTCTGAGCCTCTTCCAGCAACAGTCACAG GAAGGATTCCCTCATTCCTGAAGGGAAGTCTTCTTCGTCTGGGACCTGGACTTTTTGAGGTTGGAGATGAACCGTTCTATCACCTCTTTGATGGCCAGGCCCTCATGCACAAATTCGACTTCAAGAACGGCCAGGTCACTTATTTCCGAAA GTTTGTCAGAACAGATGCGTATGTGAGAGCCATCACAGAGAAGCGTGTGGTGATCACTGAGTTCGGCACTTTTGCATACCCTGATCcctgcaaaaacattttctccag GTTTTTCTCTTACTTCAAGGGCGTTGAGGTCACAGACAACTGCCTGGTGAACGTTTACCCTGTTGGTGAGGATTTTTATGCCGTAACAGAAACCAACTACATCACTAAAGTAAACACCGACACCTTGGAGACACTGAAGAAG GTTGATATGTGCAACTATGTCAACATTAATGGAGTAACAGCCCACCCTCATATTGAGAGAGATGGGACCGTGTACAACATTGGAAACTGCATGGGAAAAGGAGCAACACTGGCCTACAACATTGTCAGGATTCCACCCACACAGAAAG ATAAATCTGATCCAATTGAGAAGTCCAAGGTGGTGGTGCAGTTCCCCAGTGCTGAGAGGTTCAAGCCTTCCTatgtgcacag CTTTGGCATGTCAGACAACTACTTTGTCTTTGTGGAGACTCCAGTGAAAATCAACCTGCTGAAATTCCTGAGCGCGTGGAGCATCCGAGGCTCCAACTACATGGACTGCTTCGAGTCCAACGAGAGCCAAGGA ACCTTGTTTCACATTGCCAAGAAAGACCCAGGAGAGTACATTGATCACAAGTTCAAAGGGGCAGCCATTGGCATGTTTCATCACATCAACACTTTCGAGGACCAAGGCTTCATCGTTGTTGACCTTTGCGCATGGAAAGG TTTTGAGTTTGTTTACAACTACCTCTGGTTGGCCAACCTGAGAGCCAACtgggaggaggtgaagaaggcGGCCATGATGGCACCACAGCCGGAGGTCCGCAGATATGTTATTCCCTTGGACATCCACAAG GAGGAGCAGGGTAAGAACCTTGTCAGCCTGCCATACACCACAGCTACAGCGGTGGTGCACGCTGATGGAACGATCTGGCTGGAACCAGAGGTGCTGTTCTCTGGGCCTCGCCAAG CCTTTGAGTTCCCTCAGATCAACTATGAGAGGTATGCAGGGAAGAATTACACTTATGCCTATGGGCTGGGTCTCAACCATTTCATCCCAGACAGG ATCTGCAAGCTGAATGTGAAGACCAAGGAGACCTGGGTATGGCAAGAACCAGACTCCTACCCGTCAGAGCCCCTGTTTGTTCAAACTCCCGATGGGGTAGATGAGGATGATG GAGTACTGCTGACCATTGTGGTAGCTCCTGGATCCCAGAGACCAGGATACCTCCTCATCCTCAATGCCAAGGATCTGTCTGAGATCGCTAGGGCGGAAGTGGAGTGCAGCATTCCTGTCACCTTTCATGGGATGTACAAACCCTAA